The Eremothecium gossypii ATCC 10895 chromosome IV, complete sequence genome contains a region encoding:
- the MRPL9 gene encoding mitochondrial 54S ribosomal protein uL3m (Syntenic homolog of Saccharomyces cerevisiae YGR220C (MRPL9)) yields the protein MLETLIRVQLRFASSRAALVAPSVAQTVHKVAPAVNHSPEKALERRWLPLRCGVLTRKVGMMPYFDVATGARMAATVLEMNNVEVVLQKTVAANGYWACQVGYGNKHPSKVTRQLLGHFASKEVNPKEKVTEFRVKNEEGLLPVGTLLKPSFFSPGQYVDLRSVSKGKGFQGVMKRYNFKGQKASHGNSLSHRKGGSYGQNQTPGRILPGKKMPGHMGVQRVTIQNVQVLEVQDSKGVIIVKGSVAGPKGAFVKVQDAIKKPPTADI from the coding sequence ATGCTTGAAACGCTAATTAGGGTGCAGCTACGCTTTGCTTCAAGCAGAGCTGCTTTAGTGGCGCCAAGCGTGGCCCAGACTGTGCACAAGGTCGCTCCCGCCGTAAATCATAGTCCTGAGAAGGCGTTGGAGAGGCGGTGGTTGCCGCTAAGATGTGGTGTTCTGACGCGCAAGGTAGGAATGATGCCCTACTTTGATGTGGCGACGGGCGCGCGGATGGCAGCGACGGTGTTGGAGATGAACAATGTGGAGGTTGTGTTGCAAAAGACCGTGGCCGCAAACGGGTACTGGGCATGCCAGGTGGGTTACGGTAACAAGCATCCTAGCAAGGTAACGAGGCAGTTGCTGGGGCACTTTGCATCGAAGGAGGTGAATCCGAAAGAGAAGGTGACAGAGTTCCGTGTCAAAAACGAGGAGGGACTACTGCCTGTCGGGACTTTGCTGAAACCGTCCTTTTTCAGTCCGGGACAGTACGTGGACCTGAGGTCCGTGAGTAAGGGTAAAGGGTTCCAAGGTGTCATGAAGCGTTACAACTTTAAAGGTCAGAAGGCTTCGCACGGTAATTCTTTGTCCCACAGGAAAGGTGGGTCCTACGGTCAGAACCAGACACCTGGTAGAATTCTGCCAGGCAAGAAAATGCCGGGGCATATGGGTGTGCAGCGGGTTACAATTCAGAACGTGCAGGTTTTGGAGGTGCAGGACTCCAAGGGCGTGATCATAGTGAAGGGATCTGTTGCTGGACCAAAGGGTGCTTTCGTGAAGGTGCAAGATGCCATCAAGAAGCCACCAACAGCTGATATATGA